Proteins from a genomic interval of Neoarius graeffei isolate fNeoGra1 chromosome 24, fNeoGra1.pri, whole genome shotgun sequence:
- the LOC132872684 gene encoding serine protease FAM111A-like, which translates to MSNCPKEEGAKSGLDLNTTQMKTESHGHTFRFQDKFRIYSVHCKKPMTVQKSLQTDSSFKAICEINPKRGNKEVVILRQQRVKAAVTPDFPCCLLDDDELLDIKFINSDGNCPEGRNLSDHSPENLVSFYVKTRGEENIRKLMKNNELKKNVDYVCVCAVKGETVKDALEHDGRFKEDIFKKGILAEESSNTFTSLSSFVDDLDGKWFGVTVSPHSIGSQESSQELSQESETVKNEKNEVPVTPQATNTNQDSTNAQKNRTETPLKEKEPRKYPETKEIPNTQEILTLLREQYGGLLKTLKEREKLKNNVEVKRFFRQEYDKSAQSFSEVKRVKELTVKSNSVCQIRSDGSAIGTGFLLFHRFVLTNAHVVGEYDCFIQKPQHRLTAAFGFEDLNSVGDVIPVEQVVAYFWGKDGMGNCLDFALLELSRDEVKLPGLLECYSASPSRGGVCIIGHPGDGVKQMDPCFMISKDGIQQAAEEHYQKNQSPEAFHVITKQCLNEDPEKRKSQIFYNSCFFHGSSGSPVFDDKCNVIGVHTGGYVYEGEGQKTKSVMEYALPMLPILVKIYIQCRQTGRSDVVQYMESQNYMESQNNMESQNNMESQNYMESQNNMESQNYMESQNNMESQNYMESQNYMESQNNMESQNYMKYVLQVANEQLQKNNQAV; encoded by the exons ATGTCTAACTGTCCTAAAGAGGAGGGAGCGAAGAGTGGATTGGACCTGAACACCACTCAGATG AAAACAGAAAGTCATGGACACACCTTCAGATTCCAAGACAAATTCCGGATATATTCAGTCCACTGTAAGAAGCCTATGACTGTCCAGAAGAGTCTTCAAACAGACTCCTCATTTAAAGCCATCTGTGAGATAAACCCGAAAAGAGGAAACAAGGAAGTGGTCATCCTGAGACAGCAAAGGGTCAAAGCTGCTGTGACTCCAGACTTCCCCTGCTGTCTGCTCGACGACGACGAGCTTCTGGACATCAAGTTCATCAACTCGGATGGAAACTGTCCCGAGGGGAGGAACCTCTCTGATCACTCACCTGAAAATTTGGTTAGTTTCTATGTCAAGACAAGGGGTGAGGAAAACATCCGTAAGCTGATGAAAAACAATGaattgaaaaaaaatgtggattacgtgtgtgtgtgtgcagtgaaaGGGGAAACAGTGAAAGATGCACTGGAGCATGATGGGAGATTTAAGGAGGACATTTTCAAGAAAGGCATTCTCGCTGAAGAGTCGTCAAACACTTTCACCAGTCTGTCTAGTTTTGTTGATGACCTGGATGGAAAGTGGTTTGGGGTCACCGTCTCCCCTCATTCAATAGGCAGCCAGGAGTCGAGTCAAGAGTTGAGTCAGGAATCTGAAACAGTGAAGAATGAAAAAAATGAAGTTCCTGTAACTCCTCAGGCAACAAACACCAACCAAGACTCCACCAATGCTCAAAAGAATAGAACAGAGACACCACTGAAAGAAAAGGAGCCTAGAAAATACCCAGAAACAAAAGAGATCCCAAACACACAGGAGATCCTGACGCTTCTGCGAGAGCAGTATGGGGGTTTGTTGAAGACACTGAAGGAACGAGAGAAGCTGAAAAATAATGTTGAAGTGAAGAGGTTCTTCAGACAGGAGTACGATAAAAGTGCTCAGAGCTTTTCAGAAGTGAAGAGAGTGAAAGAGTTGACGGTGAAGTCTAACTCTGTTTGCCAGATCCGCAGTGATGGCTCTGCAATAGGAACAGGATTTCTGCTCTTTCACAGATTTGTCCTCACCAATGCACATGTTGTTGGAGAATATGACTGTTTTATACAAAAACCGCAACACAGACTAACAGCTGCATTTGGATTTGAAGATTTGAACTCAGTGGGAGACGTGATCCCAGTGGAGCAGGTTGTTGCTTACTTCTGGGGGAAAGATGGCATGGGGAACTGTCTGGATTTTGCTTTGCTGGAACTCAGCAGGGATGAAGTAAAACTTCCTGGATTGCTAGAGTGCTATAGTGCTTCACCCAGCAGGGGTGGTGTCTGCATAATTGGACACCCAGGGGATGGAGTCAAACAAATGGATCCCTGTTTTATGATCTCAAAAGATGGCATTCAACAAGCAGCAGAAGAACACTATCAAAAAAACCAAAGCCCTGAAGCCTTTCATGTCATAACAAAGCAGTGCTTGAATGAGGACCCGGAAAAACGTAAATCCCAGATCTTTTACAATTCCTGTTTCTTCCATGGATCATCTGGCTCACCAGTGTTTGATGACAAGTGCAATGTGATTGGGGTTCACACTGGTGGATATGTTTATGAAGGAGAAGGACAGAAAACAAAGAGTGTGATGGAATACGCCCTGCCAATGCTTCCCATTCTGGTGAAGATCTACATACAGTGCAGACAGACTGGAAGATCTGATGTGGTTCAGTACATGGAGTCCCAAAACTACATGGAGTCCCAAAACAACATGGAGTCCCAAAACAACATGGAGTCCCAAAACTACATGGAGTCCCAAAACAACATGGAGTCCCAAAACTACATGGAGTCCCAAAACAACATGGAGTCCCAAAACTACATGGAGTCCCAAAACTACATGGAGTCCCAAAACAACATGGAGTCCCAAAACtacatgaaatatgttcttcaagTGGCAAATGAACAGCTACAGAAAAATAATCAGGCCGTCTAA